GTAAACCAATGAGTTAAATTTGTTGTTTAGATGACAGGAATGACAGTAAAATTATTTTCAAAGGTTGTCTTGTTCGGAAGTATAGATTGTAGGAGCGTTCTATTACTTGAGAGAAACTCTTTATGATTTTACTTTTATAAATTAATTTTGAAAGGAAGATAAACGAACTGTATAAATGAGGATAAGTAGTTTTTCTACACTTTTCACCCTCATTAAGCATTTAATCAGATATTTTTTGTATCTTTGTCCATGGATAGTTGAAATCCAGAATATAAAAACCTAAATACAAAAATCATATTAATCGAGATGAAGAAAATCTTACTTTCAGTGGCATTGATGATGGCTACATTCTCACTTCATGCCACAGATGCGAACTATCAAGTAGTTCCTCTCCCACAGAGTATTACTGCTGAGAAGGGTACACCATTCGTTTTGGATGCTAACACCGTTATTAATGTTGCAAGCAACGATGAGGCTATGCGCCGTAATGGTGAATTCTTGAAGCAATATATCCAAGAGGCAACTGGTATTGCGCTCAATGGTATGAACAAGAAAGGAAGTACTATTACCTTGAAACTCAATGCAAAGGTTGAGAATGAGGAGGGTTATGTTATCACCGTAAAGGGTAAGAATATTATCGTTGAGGGTAAGACTCCACGTGGTGTATTCTATGGTGTACAGACCCTTCGCAAGTCATTACCATTGGAGAAGGCAGAGAACGTAACCTTCCCAGCAGCTCGTATCGTTGACTATCCACGCTTCGGCTATCGTGGTACGATGCTCGATTGCGCTCGTCACTATTTCAAGATGAGTTTCATCAAGGAGTTTATCGATATGTTGGCACTTCACAATGTCAACACCTTCCACTGGCATCTCACTGAGGATCAGGGCTGGCGTGCACAGATTGACCGCTATCCAAAGCTCACTGAGGTTGGTTCAAAGCGTGCGCAGACAGTTATTGGTCGTATGACAGGACTCTTTGATGAGACCCCATACGGTGGTTATTATACAAAGGATGAGATGCGTGAAGTTGTGAAGTATGCAGCTGATCGTTATATCACTGTTATTCCAGAGATTGATATGCCAGGCCACATGCTCGGCGCATTGGCAGCTTACCCAGAGCTTGGTTGTACTGGTGGTCCTTACAAAGTGGCTGAGCAATGGGGCGTATTCCCAGACATTCTCTGTGCTGGTAACCCTAAGACCTACGAGTTTGTGAACAATGTTCTCGATGAGATTGTTGATATCTTCCCATCAAAATATATCCACATCGGTGGTGATGAGGCTCCACGTGATCGTTGGAAGACCTGTCCACGCTGTCAGGCTGAAATCAAACGTCTCGGCTTGAAGGGCTCTAACGGCTTCCCTGCAGAGGCTCAGTTGCAGGCTTACTTCATGAATCAGGCTGCTAAGCACTTGGCTGAAAAAGGTCGTAACATCATCGGTTGGGACGAGATTCTTGAGGGTGATGTAGACAAGGGTACAACTGTCATGAGCTGGCGTGGTGTGAATGGTGGTATCGAGGCGGCTAAGCGTGGCCTGGATGCCATCATGACTCCAGTAAACTATTACTATCTCGACTACTATCAGAGAAAGGATAACACGATGACCCTCATCGGTGGTTTCCTCCCAGTTGAGACAACTTACGGCTACAACCCAGTGCCAGACGACGCTGCACCTGAGTTGAAGAAACACGTTAAGGGTGTACAGGCAAACCTCTGGACTGAGTATGTTATCGGTCGCGACCTCGCTTTCTTCCAGCTCCTCCCACGTGTTGCTGCTATGGCAGAGACTGGTTGGACAGAGAACGATAAGAAGGACTTCGCTTCTTTCAAGGCACGTGAAACCCGCCTGAACGAGCTTTACAAGCACTTCGGTTGGAAGACTTGCCAGGACCTCTACAAGGAGAAGAAGTAACATCAAAGCGTATTAGCACCGTCTAATACAAGCTAAAATATATTCGGCTGATAAGGTGTGAGGGTTATCCTCGCAGCTTATCAGCTGTTTTTTTATCAGTAGAAGGACTTATAGAGAAATAAAAGTAAGAGAAAAAAGGCTTGTAACTATTCAGCGGTATCGATCAGTCTGTATTCTCTCCTCTAAAATCTTCGTATAAAGGCCATAAAGATGCTTATTTTTCTTGCGTATTTCAGATTTTCTTTGTACCTTTATACTTATGAAAGAGTGAGTTACGGACATATCAAAAGTATTACAAGGCATGACGGAAGAGATGCGATTATTGCGTAGAACTGTCAATCAGCAGTATGCCGAGATTATCAAATTGAACCGTAACATAAATGCTCTGAACCTTGAAATTCGCAAGAAAGATACGGAACTTATAAACTTACGGGAACGCTTGGCTAAGTATGAAAATCCTGACAAAAATTCTAATAACAGTAGCACTCCGCCAAGCAAGGAGCGTATAAAGGATGAGGTTATCAGAAGAACAAGAAGCCTCCGTAAGCCAAGTGGTAAGAATCTGGAAGGACAAAAGGGGCATGATGGGCATAAGTTGTCTTGCTCTTCCATACCTGACGAGATAATCGATGAGGCACCCAACTATTGCACTCGTTGCGGAGAATCTTTATCAGATGCAGGACGTGTGATTGATTATGTGACGCAGGTTATTTCCATTCCAGAATTGAAGCCCGTAATAAAGGAAATCCGACACTATGTGATGGTATGCAAGAACTGTGGTGAACGTATTCGGGCGGCACCACGACGGCGGTCAAACAACGTGGTATATGATTCAAGCGTAAAGACCTTAGTGGTTTATCTGAGTGTCGTGCAATTTCTTCCTTACGGTCGCATAGCAAGTTTTTTGCGTGAGGTATTTGGACTCACTCCAAGCGAAGGCTCACTGGTGAACTGGGCAAATGAAGCAAATGAGGCAAAGAAAAATGCGCAACCTGTGATTGATAAGATTAAAGAATATATTAAGGCATCAGCTGTTGTTGGTTTCGATGAGAGCGGCTTGTACTGTAACAAAAGACTCGACTGGGAATGGATTGCACAGACTGTTTATTACACATTGCTTTTCCGTACTGGTGGAAGAGGATCGAAGGTGTTAACAGACAAATTTGGCGATAGCTTGGAACAAATGACTGTCGTTACCGACCGCCATAGCGCATACTTTGTACTCCATTTTCTCAATCATCAGGTATGCCTTGCTCACTTACTCCGCGAACTGCAATATCTCTCAGAGTTGAACACTGAGCAAGAGTGGTCTGGAAAAGTAACCAATCTGTTCCGTGAAGCCATTCACGAGCGGAACACTAATCCGAACGACGTTATAGACAAGGTGACCCCGACGTTTAGACAATCTGCGCAAACAGAATATAGAGAGGCTTGGTAAAAAGTTTATGGTTCTTTTGAAATATGGAGTGATAAACTAAAAGTCTTATATAATAGGCACACGGAGTCACGGAGGGGACGGAGGTAAACGCAATGTCACGGAGGTGCCGACGGTACAAAGAGCGACGGAGGTGTAGGGTATAGTAGGGTGATAACTCTTTTGGGGTAAACACTTTGTATATAAATAGCTAATAGAATTGGCAAACAAGCTCTGCCGCTCCATGCACCAATGGTGCCTCCGTGACTTTTATTGCTTGGGCTTAATAATCCCCCGTCCTCTTCTTTTCTCCGTGTAACATTTCGTCAGAAACCTAACCTTAAGTGGCAAACCTTATCACTCCAAAATACTGAAGAACCAAAGTTCTTTTTATTATTTAATTGTGTACAGAATGACGGATAATAGGAAGTTTTTAACTAAATTTGCGTTCTGAAATAAGGCTACGTGCAGTTATGTCTATTAAAAGTTATCTCCAAAAATTGTCTTTTCGCACAGGTGTTATCGTACTCCTGATGTGTATTCCCTTTTATATTCTTTCATTCGTTCAAGTGTTTTTCCCAGTATCAACGGCAACGAAAGGCATACTGTTTACTGTCTTTTTCGGACTGGCAAAGAGCTTTCAATATGGCGGCATCGCTATCCTTGGAAAGGAAGGCTACAAACGCGTGAAGGGCTATCTTAAGCGAAAGAAACAGCTGAAAGATGAGACTATGAAGAGTGATAGCAACAGAACGCCTCGCTACTGCCCTGACCTTTTCTCCAATCCAGAGATACTTTCTGGTATTCGTCTCATCATCTTCGACTTCGATGGAACGCTTGGCGATTCTCAAAAGCTCATTACCGACACGATGCTTGCAACGATAGAACGTCTGAATTTACCGATGAGAAGTCGTGAAGAATGCGCCCGAACGATTGGTTTACCATTGAAGGAATATTTCTCATCAATCATCCCAATGACGGATGAACAGGCTGAGGAGTGTGCCGAAGTGTATAGCGAAATATTCAATGTGAAGAACGTTCCCGGTGTTGTAAAAGCCTTTCCGGGTGTTGTTGAAACGTTGGAAAGACTTTCTTCGCAAGGCATTCTGATGTCTATTGCAAGTAGTCGTAGCCATAGAACGCTTGCAAAACTGATGGACGAATTAGACCTCTCGAAGTATATCACTTATCTGATTGCTGCCGACGATGTTGTCGAGAAGAAACCAGCAGCTGAATCAGTACTTAAGACTTTGCGTCATTTCAACATCGAAGCACACGAAACCCTCGTCGTTGGTGATACCGAATTCGACATTCTCATGGGCAGAAATGCAGGTACACACACCTGCGGAGTTACCTACGGTAATGGTAGCAAAGAGAGTTTAGAAGCCGCAAAAGCAGAGTGGATAGTTTGTTAAATAATGTATAATTCCTTGGTAGTTTCGTAATAAACCACTACCTTTGCACTCGCAATTCAGGAATGCACCTCGGTTCATAGATGAATTGTTCTTAATTAATATCGCGGGTTGGAGCAGTTGGTAGCTCGCCAGGCTCATAACCTGGAGGTCGCATGTTCGAGTCCTGCACCCGCAACTTCAAAGCTTAGAAATACTTAGTAATAAGTTTTCTAAGCTTTTTTCATGTCCACCAAAAACTAATATTAATTCACAATTCAGAATTCACAATTCATAATTATGATTACCATTATAATTCAAAATTCATAATCCATAATTCATAATTATGATTACTACTATCATTCAAAATTCAAAATTCAGAATTCAAAATTCAGAATTATGATTACCATTGTAGGAAAAATATTCAACTGGAAAAATCAAGGGTTAAAGCACAAATCAAAAAGTTCAATGTTCAAATCTCAAAGTTCAAAGGATAAAAAGGGGTCAGTCCTAAAACCCAGTTGCAAGCCTATACTCTTAAGCACATAATTTCATAAGTATTTATTACCTTTGCATCATGAAGAATCACCAATTATTACGTTGCATCTTTCCAGATGTACTTGCTGACTACTTTGATGTTGTCGATATTCAAGAGAGTGTTTCGCAGATTGACTTTTGGCTTGACGAGCGTAACTTTATGGAAAAGTCAGATCATAAGTTAGGCACTGTAAGCAGTTATGGTTTTACCAGCGAGCGTGTTATTCAGGACTTCCCCCTTCGTGGCAAAGCAGTTTACCGCCATGTTCGTCGTCGCAAGTGGCGTGACAGTTCCAACGGAGAGATATTTACTTATTCATATGATGATTTGACGGCTGAGGGTAGTAGACTATCTCCCGAGTTCGTTTCTTTTTTAAAAGAATAGAATTGAGTCCACTGCAGAGAGCATCGCAAGCATTGGTTCGCACTATGGCGTAAATGGCAAGCTGTTATCCACACAGTACAAGGAACATTTCAGTGATTACCGTAGCTGGGATCAGTTGGATCATGCTCAAGACTGGCTATTGTTTGAAGATAACATAGGAGAGAGTCTAAGTATTGATGAGACCTGTCTAAGCTGTGGCGAGGTTTATACTTTTCTGACCAACAAGGCAGGAAAGGGCAGAGAAGGGACTTTGGTAGCTGTGGTTAAAGGGACCAAGGCAGAGGACGTCATCCAGATTCTCAAGAAGATAAACCTTTCTAAACGAAAGACTGTCAAGGAGATAACACTCGACTTATCATCTTCTATGATGCGCATAGCCCGTGCTGTTTTTCCCAAAGCACTTATTACCAATGATAGATTTCATGTGCAGAAACTATATTATGATGCTCTGGATGACATGCGTATCGCTTACCGATGGATGGCAAGAGATAAAGAGAATGAGGAGATAAAAGAAGCTAAATGTAAGGGTAAGGAATATATACCATTTAGATACAGCAATGGTGACACGCGTAAGCAGTTGCTTGCCAGAGCAAAGTTCATATTGACCAAGCACAAGACCAAGTGGACTGAAACACAGAAAGGTAGGGCAGAAATCATCTTTGAACATTATCCGACACTGAAAAAGGCATATGATTTGGCTATGAAACTTACCGATATTTATAACATCAAGAGCATCAAGGATGCTGCAAGGCTGAAGTTGGCAAAATGGTTTAATGAAGTTGAAGAGTTGGGAGTGGACAATTTCTACACAGTGATTGACACGTTTGAAAATCATTATCAAACCATACTCAATTTCTTTGTAAACAGAGCTACGAATGCAAATGCCGAGTCATTCAATGCTAAGGTTAAGGCATTCAGGGCGCAGTTCAGAGGAGTCACAGATATTCCTTTCTTTTTATATAGGCTTATGAAATTGTGTGCTTAAGAGTATAGGCTTGCAACTGGGTTTTAGGACTGACCCATAAAAAGTTCAAAGTATTCAACGCTCCTTGGTGGTGTGTGAGATTTAAATAACGCACATTCAATTAGTAAACACGAATGCTCTCGGTTAGAAATATATTTACAAAACACATATGAAAAGGGCTGGGGACTGAGCTGAAAACAAGAAAATTTACCACATTTGTAAGTCTTTTGTAATCAATTAGTTGCGGAAGTGTCTTCCAAAAGGTACCTAATAAGACTTCAAAAGGGCGTTAGTAAGGGGCTTAAAGGGCATCTTTTGCAAGCTAAAAGGGCGTTAATTGGAAGCCAATTAAGCCTTAATAAAAATCGAAGGAGGGAAAAATATTGACAAAACGAGGAGTAAACGGGTGGGGGAATACTCACCTTAAAGCCCTCTATCAATCCATAGGGACAGTTTTTCATTACCTCATGTTTTATCTTGTGTGTTCAGTCTTCAACTCTCCAATATTAGAAGCAATGGCGTTTAAGGAACTCCTCATACTGGTTGCGATAGCCATTGAAAACATTGATATCAACATCGCCATGGATGCCACGCACCTTACCATCAGGACTTAACTGCCAGTAAGCTAACTTGAAGTTGGGCTTATATTCGCCATAACGGGCTATCCATATGTGATAGTTATCGCCCAAA
The nucleotide sequence above comes from Prevotella melaninogenica ATCC 25845. Encoded proteins:
- a CDS encoding IS66 family transposase, which encodes MTEEMRLLRRTVNQQYAEIIKLNRNINALNLEIRKKDTELINLRERLAKYENPDKNSNNSSTPPSKERIKDEVIRRTRSLRKPSGKNLEGQKGHDGHKLSCSSIPDEIIDEAPNYCTRCGESLSDAGRVIDYVTQVISIPELKPVIKEIRHYVMVCKNCGERIRAAPRRRSNNVVYDSSVKTLVVYLSVVQFLPYGRIASFLREVFGLTPSEGSLVNWANEANEAKKNAQPVIDKIKEYIKASAVVGFDESGLYCNKRLDWEWIAQTVYYTLLFRTGGRGSKVLTDKFGDSLEQMTVVTDRHSAYFVLHFLNHQVCLAHLLRELQYLSELNTEQEWSGKVTNLFREAIHERNTNPNDVIDKVTPTFRQSAQTEYREAW
- a CDS encoding HAD-IA family hydrolase; amino-acid sequence: MSIKSYLQKLSFRTGVIVLLMCIPFYILSFVQVFFPVSTATKGILFTVFFGLAKSFQYGGIAILGKEGYKRVKGYLKRKKQLKDETMKSDSNRTPRYCPDLFSNPEILSGIRLIIFDFDGTLGDSQKLITDTMLATIERLNLPMRSREECARTIGLPLKEYFSSIIPMTDEQAEECAEVYSEIFNVKNVPGVVKAFPGVVETLERLSSQGILMSIASSRSHRTLAKLMDELDLSKYITYLIAADDVVEKKPAAESVLKTLRHFNIEAHETLVVGDTEFDILMGRNAGTHTCGVTYGNGSKESLEAAKAEWIVC
- a CDS encoding beta-N-acetylhexosaminidase; translated protein: MKKILLSVALMMATFSLHATDANYQVVPLPQSITAEKGTPFVLDANTVINVASNDEAMRRNGEFLKQYIQEATGIALNGMNKKGSTITLKLNAKVENEEGYVITVKGKNIIVEGKTPRGVFYGVQTLRKSLPLEKAENVTFPAARIVDYPRFGYRGTMLDCARHYFKMSFIKEFIDMLALHNVNTFHWHLTEDQGWRAQIDRYPKLTEVGSKRAQTVIGRMTGLFDETPYGGYYTKDEMREVVKYAADRYITVIPEIDMPGHMLGALAAYPELGCTGGPYKVAEQWGVFPDILCAGNPKTYEFVNNVLDEIVDIFPSKYIHIGGDEAPRDRWKTCPRCQAEIKRLGLKGSNGFPAEAQLQAYFMNQAAKHLAEKGRNIIGWDEILEGDVDKGTTVMSWRGVNGGIEAAKRGLDAIMTPVNYYYLDYYQRKDNTMTLIGGFLPVETTYGYNPVPDDAAPELKKHVKGVQANLWTEYVIGRDLAFFQLLPRVAAMAETGWTENDKKDFASFKARETRLNELYKHFGWKTCQDLYKEKK